In Halorussus limi, a genomic segment contains:
- the hmgB gene encoding hydroxymethylglutaryl-CoA synthase, which translates to MTAVGIDAIEIWTGKLKLDLAETFAPEKGEDPEKYTKGLGLHASSFPDAHEDIVTMGANAAKRLMDRKGLTPDDIGRIDVATESAFDNSKPVSTYIAGCLEQVYDGDFHHANKGERKFACIAGTQSLDDAYNWIKAGRNRGRAALVVATDTALYARGDPGEATQGAGAVAMLITEDPNLVELSTEQGYGSADETDFLKPNQQFPSVDGKRSMQVYLARMREALEDYESVAGASHPDDFAFIPFHTPFPGMVRKAAVLAYRHMIRGTSIEEDLAEDIGFQPREEDFEDREAYEEAIRDHMDDLSSTEAYQEWYDATVEPTLSISRQVGNWYTGSVHIARAAALKQAAEQGVDLAGEKLGVGSYGSGAQAEIHAETVSEGWKDEIEQLNVDDQIAGRYDLSFEEYENVHDRHNHDKTIEMEDFTVPDGEFVFTGRGRMNERLYDFVE; encoded by the coding sequence ATGACAGCCGTCGGTATCGACGCCATCGAAATCTGGACGGGGAAGCTCAAACTCGACCTCGCGGAGACGTTCGCGCCCGAGAAGGGCGAGGACCCCGAGAAGTACACCAAGGGACTCGGTCTGCACGCGAGTTCGTTCCCGGACGCCCACGAGGACATCGTGACGATGGGCGCGAACGCCGCCAAGCGCCTGATGGACCGCAAGGGGCTGACGCCCGACGACATCGGCCGCATCGACGTGGCGACCGAGAGCGCGTTCGACAACTCCAAGCCCGTCTCGACGTACATCGCTGGGTGTCTCGAACAGGTGTACGACGGCGACTTCCACCACGCCAACAAGGGCGAGCGCAAGTTCGCCTGCATCGCGGGCACTCAGAGTCTCGACGACGCCTACAACTGGATCAAAGCCGGTCGGAACCGCGGCCGGGCCGCGCTCGTCGTCGCCACCGACACCGCGCTCTACGCCCGGGGCGACCCCGGCGAGGCCACGCAGGGCGCGGGCGCGGTGGCGATGCTCATCACCGAGGACCCGAACCTCGTGGAACTCTCGACCGAACAGGGGTACGGGAGCGCCGACGAGACCGACTTCCTCAAGCCCAACCAGCAGTTCCCGAGCGTGGACGGCAAGCGCTCGATGCAGGTGTACCTCGCCCGGATGCGCGAGGCGTTGGAGGACTACGAGTCGGTCGCGGGCGCCTCCCACCCCGACGACTTCGCGTTCATCCCGTTCCACACGCCGTTCCCCGGCATGGTCCGGAAGGCCGCCGTGCTGGCCTACCGCCACATGATTCGCGGGACGTCCATCGAGGAGGACCTCGCCGAGGACATCGGCTTCCAACCCCGCGAGGAGGACTTCGAGGACCGCGAGGCCTACGAGGAGGCCATCCGCGACCACATGGACGACCTGAGTTCGACCGAGGCGTATCAGGAGTGGTACGACGCCACCGTCGAACCGACCCTTTCCATCTCCCGACAAGTCGGCAACTGGTACACGGGGTCGGTCCACATCGCTCGCGCCGCCGCCCTCAAGCAGGCCGCCGAGCAGGGCGTCGACCTCGCGGGCGAGAAGTTGGGCGTCGGTTCGTACGGGTCGGGCGCACAGGCCGAAATCCACGCCGAGACGGTCAGCGAGGGCTGGAAGGACGAAATCGAACAGCTCAACGTCGACGACCAGATAGCGGGCCGCTACGACCTCTCGTTCGAGGAGTACGAGAACGTCCACGACCGACACAACCACGACAAGACCATCGAGATGGAGGACTTCACCGTGCCGGACGGCGAGTTCGTCTTCACCGGTCGCGGCCGCATGAACGAGCGCCTCTACGACTTCGTGGAGTAG
- a CDS encoding DUF7503 family protein: MPSTNVLAQLKQHPRLIGFLFTTGVVLAQAGNVAANSAGLTNGP, encoded by the coding sequence ATGCCAAGCACAAACGTACTCGCTCAACTGAAACAGCATCCGCGGCTGATTGGTTTCCTATTTACTACTGGAGTGGTGCTAGCGCAAGCAGGGAACGTTGCGGCAAACAGTGCAGGTTTGACCAACGGTCCATGA
- a CDS encoding DUF7351 domain-containing protein yields MSDAGTEGASDSPAGAAPAEPRDDADVAESESGGAVADAEVVAPGPEVESSEASDAFEALGNEIRMAVLRALAGGASGANAGESDAVSGRTATFSELFEASPADTTAGFAYHLRQLTGLFLRQTGEDGDRYALTYAGRQVARAIAAGTYTDRVSFGPVPTGDACPLCASGTLAAVCEANYVTVACDDCGRGVLTLPFPPGARRDRDPERLLSAFDRHHRHRLSVMSDGVCPECAATMDAALAQPPEPVTERLPDADARRAQVRLDCAQCRCRLHAPVTLAVLEHPGVVAFFHDHGLNVRDRPIWNVGDEWTETVVADEPWCVRVSAELDDEALDVFVAGDCSVAGTRRRPAGEARQAS; encoded by the coding sequence ATGAGTGACGCTGGCACGGAGGGCGCGAGCGATTCGCCCGCGGGGGCGGCCCCGGCGGAACCGCGGGACGACGCGGATGTCGCCGAGTCGGAGTCCGGCGGCGCGGTCGCCGACGCCGAAGTCGTCGCGCCCGGCCCGGAAGTCGAGTCGAGCGAGGCCAGCGACGCCTTCGAGGCGCTGGGCAACGAGATCCGGATGGCCGTCCTCCGAGCGCTCGCGGGCGGCGCGAGTGGGGCAAACGCCGGCGAGAGCGACGCGGTCTCCGGTCGGACCGCGACCTTCTCGGAACTGTTCGAGGCCAGTCCCGCCGACACCACCGCGGGGTTCGCCTACCATCTCCGGCAGTTGACCGGCCTGTTCCTGCGTCAGACCGGCGAGGACGGCGACCGCTACGCGCTGACCTACGCCGGACGGCAGGTGGCCCGCGCCATCGCCGCCGGAACCTACACCGACCGGGTGTCGTTCGGTCCCGTGCCGACCGGCGACGCCTGCCCGCTCTGCGCGTCGGGGACGCTCGCGGCGGTCTGCGAGGCCAACTACGTCACCGTGGCCTGCGACGACTGCGGGCGCGGAGTCCTCACGCTCCCGTTCCCGCCGGGCGCGCGCCGGGACCGCGACCCCGAGCGCCTGCTCTCGGCGTTCGACCGCCACCACCGCCACCGCCTCTCGGTGATGTCCGACGGGGTCTGCCCGGAGTGCGCCGCGACGATGGACGCCGCGCTCGCACAACCGCCCGAGCCCGTGACCGAGCGCCTGCCCGACGCCGACGCCCGGCGCGCGCAGGTCCGCCTCGACTGCGCGCAGTGCAGGTGCCGACTCCACGCCCCCGTCACGCTCGCGGTCCTCGAACATCCCGGCGTCGTCGCATTCTTCCACGACCACGGCCTGAACGTCCGCGACCGGCCCATCTGGAACGTCGGCGACGAGTGGACCGAGACGGTGGTCGCCGACGAACCGTGGTGCGTCCGCGTCAGCGCGGAACTCGACGACGAGGCGCTGGACGTGTTCGTTGCCGGGGACTGCTCGGTGGCGGGGACGCGGCGGCGTCCCGCGGGCGAGGCCCGGCAGGCGTCGTAG
- a CDS encoding TatD family hydrolase — MDDLGTPVLDNHLHLDPDHGRGIEAVKDFARSGGTHLLVVNKPSWLLGVEPETGEEFRPVFETTVDVVARASEVLPGRAWPVLGVHPGLVSKLVDDRGFSPEEASDLMRAGLDVAAEYVESGEAVALKTGRPHYDTTDAVWEASNEVLRHGLALGAENDCAVQLHTEASEDLTEVAEWAEERGLDPRKVVKHYAAGRLAGPTPSVMSEKDRLERAAERGDPFLMETDFVDDPDRPGAVMGPKTVPRRVRWMQESGYDDAIRTAHVETPEAVYGLDTEATLDR; from the coding sequence ATGGACGACCTCGGCACGCCGGTACTCGACAATCACCTGCATCTGGACCCCGACCACGGTCGGGGCATCGAGGCCGTGAAGGACTTCGCGCGGAGCGGCGGCACCCACCTGCTCGTGGTGAACAAGCCCTCGTGGCTGCTCGGCGTCGAACCCGAGACCGGTGAGGAGTTCCGCCCCGTCTTCGAGACGACCGTCGACGTGGTCGCGCGCGCCAGCGAGGTCCTGCCCGGCCGCGCGTGGCCCGTCCTCGGAGTCCACCCCGGACTCGTCTCGAAACTCGTCGACGACCGCGGATTCTCCCCGGAGGAGGCCAGCGACTTGATGCGGGCCGGGTTGGACGTCGCCGCTGAGTACGTCGAGTCGGGCGAGGCGGTCGCGCTCAAGACCGGTCGCCCGCACTACGACACCACCGACGCGGTCTGGGAGGCTTCGAACGAGGTCCTCCGGCACGGACTCGCGCTCGGCGCGGAGAACGACTGCGCGGTCCAACTCCACACCGAGGCCAGCGAGGACCTGACGGAGGTCGCGGAGTGGGCCGAGGAGCGGGGTCTCGACCCCCGGAAAGTCGTCAAGCACTACGCGGCCGGGCGACTCGCGGGACCGACCCCGAGCGTGATGAGCGAGAAGGACCGCCTCGAACGCGCGGCCGAGCGCGGCGACCCCTTCCTGATGGAGACCGACTTCGTGGACGACCCCGACCGGCCCGGCGCGGTGATGGGACCGAAGACGGTGCCCCGGCGGGTGCGCTGGATGCAGGAATCGGGCTACGACGACGCGATTCGGACCGCCCACGTCGAGACGCCCGAGGCGGTGTACGGTCTCGACACCGAGGCGACGCTCGACCGGTAG
- the gcvT gene encoding glycine cleavage system aminomethyltransferase GcvT, with protein sequence MTLRKPPLRDVHDAAGATFTEFGGWDMPVEFDSIKAEHRAVREEAGIFDVSHMGQIEVSGPDAERLMQRLTSNDVTELGRGDSHYSMILDEEGTILDDTVVYRLPEDDDAEFLFVPNAGHDEQMHRRWTDRRDEWDLDATVENVTDEYAMYAVQGPEAPDLVTGATGDSLSDLSKFEGKYAEFAGADCWTARTGYTGEDGFELILPAGSAEAVWDLFDCQPCGLGARDTLRMEMGFLLSGQDFDAEDDPRNPYEAGVGWTVNLDTEFVGRDALEQAKEEGTDEKFVGIKLVDRGVPRHGYDVTDTDDHVIGEVTSGTMSPTLGEPIALGYVPTDYADPGTVVRVVVRGQSKKAKIANVPFLSD encoded by the coding sequence ATGACGCTTCGGAAGCCGCCGCTGCGCGACGTACACGACGCCGCGGGTGCGACGTTCACGGAGTTCGGCGGGTGGGACATGCCCGTCGAGTTCGACTCCATCAAGGCCGAACACCGCGCGGTCCGGGAGGAGGCCGGCATCTTCGACGTGTCCCACATGGGCCAAATCGAGGTGTCCGGTCCCGACGCCGAGCGCCTGATGCAACGGCTCACGTCCAACGACGTGACCGAACTCGGCCGCGGTGACTCCCACTACTCGATGATTCTCGACGAGGAGGGGACCATCCTCGACGACACCGTGGTCTACCGACTCCCCGAGGACGACGACGCCGAGTTCCTCTTCGTCCCCAACGCGGGCCACGACGAGCAGATGCACCGGCGGTGGACCGACCGCCGCGACGAGTGGGACCTCGACGCGACCGTCGAGAACGTCACCGACGAGTACGCGATGTACGCGGTGCAGGGGCCGGAGGCTCCGGACCTCGTGACGGGCGCGACCGGGGACTCGCTGTCGGACCTCTCGAAGTTCGAGGGGAAGTACGCCGAGTTCGCCGGAGCGGACTGCTGGACCGCCCGCACGGGCTACACCGGCGAGGACGGTTTCGAACTTATCCTCCCCGCGGGGTCCGCCGAAGCGGTCTGGGACCTGTTCGACTGTCAGCCCTGCGGACTCGGTGCCCGCGACACCCTCCGCATGGAGATGGGCTTTCTGCTCTCCGGGCAGGACTTCGACGCGGAGGACGACCCCCGGAACCCCTACGAGGCGGGCGTCGGGTGGACGGTCAACCTCGACACCGAGTTCGTCGGCCGAGACGCGCTCGAACAGGCCAAAGAGGAGGGTACCGACGAGAAGTTCGTCGGCATCAAACTCGTGGACCGAGGCGTTCCGCGCCACGGCTACGACGTGACCGACACCGACGACCACGTCATCGGCGAAGTGACCAGCGGGACGATGAGTCCGACGCTGGGCGAACCCATCGCGCTGGGCTACGTGCCGACCGACTACGCCGACCCCGGCACGGTCGTCCGCGTGGTGGTCCGCGGCCAGTCGAAAAAAGCAAAGATTGCGAACGTACCATTCCTGAGTGACTAA
- a CDS encoding DUF7504 family protein, with amino-acid sequence MTTELRFRGSGANPRFSEWLAKLKRTGSNILLTGEVPDAVSARASRSLFGREDRRFRVLGLTDQTIRNAATRLPDDASFDDPTTWIIDQRRGERSVPATAQGFTPDSDSLRTDDARQLCDEIQTAISFYDERADGLDPAELRVGVDSLFPLVQEDRAATRHVLGTLCATVRSVHGMAHYHLRVPDDEIVDDLMGLFDARVELRRRPRRNPEQRWYAPEIDAKTPWMEL; translated from the coding sequence ATGACCACCGAACTTCGTTTTCGCGGGAGTGGAGCGAATCCCCGTTTCTCGGAGTGGCTCGCGAAACTCAAGCGAACCGGGAGCAATATCCTGCTCACCGGCGAAGTCCCCGACGCGGTTTCCGCCCGCGCCTCTCGGTCCCTCTTCGGCCGCGAGGACCGCCGGTTCCGCGTCCTCGGACTGACCGACCAGACGATTCGGAACGCGGCCACGCGTCTCCCCGACGACGCCTCCTTCGACGACCCCACGACGTGGATTATCGACCAGCGCCGCGGCGAGCGGTCGGTCCCGGCGACGGCGCAGGGGTTCACGCCCGACTCCGACTCGCTCCGGACCGACGACGCCCGACAGCTCTGCGACGAGATTCAGACCGCCATCAGTTTCTACGACGAGCGAGCCGACGGTCTCGACCCCGCGGAACTCCGCGTCGGCGTCGATTCGCTGTTTCCCCTGGTGCAGGAGGACCGCGCGGCGACTCGTCACGTCCTGGGCACGCTCTGCGCGACGGTCCGGAGCGTTCACGGGATGGCTCACTATCACCTCCGGGTTCCCGACGACGAAATCGTGGACGACCTCATGGGTCTGTTCGACGCGCGCGTCGAACTCCGGAGGCGGCCGCGACGGAACCCCGAACAGCGCTGGTACGCGCCCGAAATCGACGCGAAGACCCCGTGGATGGAGTTGTGA
- a CDS encoding AbrB/MazE/SpoVT family DNA-binding domain-containing protein: MSSDDSDEKILGTTTVTQRWRISLIKAVREEFAEEGLDVEEGDRLVYKLRDGQIVIEPA; encoded by the coding sequence ATGAGTTCAGACGATTCCGACGAAAAGATACTCGGCACGACGACAGTGACCCAGCGGTGGCGCATCAGTCTCATCAAAGCCGTCCGCGAGGAGTTCGCCGAGGAGGGACTCGACGTCGAGGAGGGCGACCGACTCGTCTACAAACTCCGAGACGGCCAGATTGTCATCGAACCGGCGTGA
- a CDS encoding DUF2150 family protein, with the protein MSAPPEEFYSDERWQNWLDRIREEDIDPENEDSARLLLNLQDDVAIAVAKIVTAYDDGDIDDEEALDELGDIREVVLEEVEFDNDEKAMLIDGVQTSLVCVFYAADQYVAEGPAEEASVEEYVLEAGRAEEGEDLDSALGLVAAAGTRIIDGEELDMEVTEDLEYGLVIEWVNGLDSLQSAMSDPEVVEEEDEA; encoded by the coding sequence ATGAGCGCGCCTCCGGAGGAATTCTACTCCGACGAACGCTGGCAGAACTGGCTCGACCGCATCCGGGAAGAGGACATCGACCCGGAGAACGAAGACTCCGCCCGTCTCCTCCTCAACCTGCAGGACGACGTGGCCATCGCGGTCGCCAAGATAGTGACCGCCTACGACGACGGCGACATCGACGACGAGGAGGCGCTCGACGAACTCGGCGACATCCGGGAAGTCGTCCTCGAAGAGGTCGAGTTCGACAACGACGAGAAAGCGATGCTCATCGACGGGGTCCAGACGAGTCTGGTCTGTGTCTTCTACGCGGCCGACCAGTACGTCGCGGAGGGTCCCGCCGAGGAAGCGAGCGTCGAGGAGTACGTCCTGGAGGCCGGACGCGCCGAGGAGGGCGAGGACCTCGACTCGGCGCTCGGTCTGGTCGCGGCCGCCGGAACGCGCATCATCGACGGCGAGGAACTCGACATGGAAGTGACCGAGGACCTCGAGTACGGACTCGTCATCGAGTGGGTCAACGGTCTCGACAGCCTCCAGAGCGCGATGAGCGACCCCGAAGTCGTCGAAGAGGAAGACGAAGCGTAG
- the gcvH gene encoding glycine cleavage system protein GcvH, protein MSFEVPDDRKYLESHEWVDDEQDTARIGISDFAQDELGDVVFVELPDEGDELAAGDEFGVVESIKAVSDLYSPVSGTVTAVNDALADQPELVNEDPFGDGWMLEVELADDGELDDLLSADEYRDQIE, encoded by the coding sequence ATGAGCTTCGAAGTTCCCGACGACCGGAAGTACTTGGAATCGCACGAGTGGGTAGACGACGAGCAAGACACCGCGCGCATCGGCATCTCCGACTTCGCGCAGGACGAACTCGGCGACGTGGTGTTCGTCGAGTTGCCCGATGAAGGCGACGAACTCGCCGCGGGCGACGAGTTCGGCGTCGTGGAGTCCATCAAGGCGGTCTCGGACCTCTACTCACCCGTCAGCGGCACCGTCACCGCTGTCAACGACGCGCTGGCCGACCAGCCGGAACTGGTCAACGAGGACCCCTTCGGCGACGGCTGGATGCTCGAAGTGGAACTGGCCGACGACGGCGAACTCGACGACCTGCTGTCGGCCGACGAGTACCGCGACCAAATCGAGTAA
- a CDS encoding S8 family peptidase yields MSDDSTQRFDRRTFLKATGAAGAAAATSGITAATPGRDPGPKKDEILVGVSAGHGDVEGKVSSYVPGNAEVVHTNDTLRYAAVKFPSQAPDKAKQNFIDAITKKDGIKYAERNRTFETQLSPSDPRFGDQYAPQQVESDAAWDTTLGDSSVTIAVVDTGAQYSHPDLQANYKSNPGKDFVDSDSDPAPDAPSNEYHATHVSGCAAAVVDNGTGVAGQGNSSLINGRALDENGSGSTSDIADAVEWATDQGADIINMSLGGGGYSSTMKNAVQYAVNNGSLPICAAGNDGSSSVSYPAAYSECMAISAVDSSENLASFSQYGSKVDLCAPGVDILSTTTETRGSYEKLSGTSMATPVTSGVAGLALAKWDLTNSELRSHLKNTAKDISLSSDKQGAGQVNAYNAVTTDPGSGGGGGGGGDGSTSSTVSDSLSSSSDYDDYEWNWEYSSPSQIVVELSGPSDADFDLYVNEGTTTNASPSNYDYRSISTNSQESITIDSPDTSTPLQIDVDSYSGSGSYDLTITEYQ; encoded by the coding sequence ATGTCAGACGACAGCACGCAGCGATTCGATCGCCGTACGTTCCTCAAGGCCACGGGCGCGGCTGGCGCCGCCGCCGCGACCAGTGGTATCACAGCAGCGACCCCCGGCCGCGACCCCGGCCCCAAGAAAGACGAGATTCTCGTCGGCGTCTCCGCCGGTCACGGCGACGTCGAGGGGAAAGTCTCCTCGTACGTCCCCGGCAACGCGGAAGTCGTTCACACGAACGACACGCTCCGCTACGCCGCGGTGAAGTTCCCGAGTCAGGCCCCCGACAAGGCCAAGCAGAACTTCATCGACGCCATCACCAAGAAGGACGGCATCAAGTACGCCGAGCGCAACCGGACCTTCGAGACTCAGCTCTCCCCGAGCGACCCCCGGTTCGGCGACCAGTACGCTCCCCAGCAGGTCGAGTCCGACGCCGCGTGGGACACCACGCTCGGTGACTCCAGCGTCACCATCGCAGTCGTGGACACGGGCGCTCAGTACAGCCACCCCGACCTGCAGGCCAACTACAAGTCCAACCCCGGCAAGGACTTCGTAGACAGCGACTCGGACCCCGCGCCGGACGCGCCGAGCAACGAGTACCACGCGACCCACGTCTCCGGCTGTGCCGCGGCCGTCGTGGACAACGGCACCGGCGTCGCCGGACAGGGTAACTCCTCGCTCATCAACGGTCGCGCGCTCGACGAGAACGGCTCCGGTTCGACCTCCGACATCGCCGACGCCGTCGAGTGGGCGACCGACCAAGGTGCCGACATCATCAACATGTCGCTCGGTGGCGGCGGCTACTCGTCCACGATGAAGAACGCCGTCCAGTACGCGGTCAACAACGGCTCGCTCCCCATCTGTGCGGCGGGTAACGACGGCTCCAGTTCCGTCTCGTACCCCGCGGCCTACAGCGAGTGTATGGCTATCTCCGCGGTCGACTCCAGCGAGAACCTCGCCTCGTTCTCGCAGTACGGCAGCAAGGTCGACCTCTGTGCGCCCGGCGTGGACATTCTCTCGACCACGACCGAGACCCGCGGCTCCTACGAGAAGCTCTCGGGTACCTCGATGGCGACTCCCGTCACGTCCGGCGTGGCCGGACTGGCGCTCGCCAAGTGGGACCTCACCAACTCCGAACTCCGCAGCCACCTCAAGAACACCGCGAAGGACATCAGTCTCTCCTCGGACAAGCAGGGCGCGGGTCAGGTCAACGCGTACAACGCGGTCACGACCGACCCCGGCAGCGGCGGTGGCGGCGGTGGCGGTGGCGACGGCTCCACTTCCTCGACCGTCAGCGACTCGCTCAGCAGTTCGTCGGACTACGACGACTACGAGTGGAACTGGGAGTACAGCAGTCCGAGCCAGATAGTCGTGGAACTCTCGGGACCGAGCGACGCCGACTTCGACCTCTACGTCAACGAGGGCACGACGACCAACGCCTCCCCGAGCAACTACGACTACCGCTCCATCAGCACGAACAGTCAGGAGTCCATCACCATCGACAGCCCCGACACGTCGACGCCGCTCCAGATCGACGTGGACTCCTACAGCGGGTCGGGCAGTTACGACCTGACCATCACCGAGTACCAGTAG
- a CDS encoding NYN domain-containing protein, which translates to MQPLRSLLGGETTVALFVDGPNVLREEFDVDLDDVRTAAEDLGRLAATRLYLDEHASPGLIQAAEARGFEVTVTSGDVDVKLAVDATEFALTDGLDVLAIASRDTDFKPVLEKAAHNGVRTVAIAPGEYGRSDALRNAAHEAQVVDPDGNAEESSE; encoded by the coding sequence ATGCAACCGTTGCGTTCGCTCCTCGGCGGGGAGACCACCGTCGCGCTGTTCGTGGACGGTCCCAACGTCCTGCGCGAGGAGTTCGACGTGGACTTGGACGACGTGCGGACGGCCGCGGAGGACCTCGGCCGACTCGCCGCGACCCGACTGTATCTGGACGAACACGCGAGTCCCGGCCTGATTCAGGCGGCGGAGGCCCGCGGGTTCGAGGTGACGGTGACCTCCGGCGACGTGGACGTGAAACTCGCCGTGGACGCCACCGAGTTCGCGCTCACCGACGGTCTCGACGTGTTGGCAATCGCCTCGCGCGACACCGACTTCAAGCCCGTGTTGGAGAAGGCGGCCCACAACGGCGTCCGCACCGTCGCCATCGCGCCGGGCGAGTACGGCCGGTCGGACGCGCTCCGGAACGCGGCCCACGAGGCGCAGGTCGTGGACCCCGACGGGAACGCCGAGGAGTCGTCGGAGTAA
- a CDS encoding cation:proton antiporter, which yields MVAETGIAAELIDLLSVFVIAAGVGVFVAKIGRFPYTIALLLAGLAVSILDISIDIALSHDLILLVFLPPLLFEGAATTDLERFRRNLWHVLVLAVVGLILAILLLGVVGHFAFGFPLLVSLLFAAMILPTDPVSVLALFEELGAPERLSVLVEGESLVNDGVGVVIFSTLFALVVQSTEAGTELAQLITTDTIVAASTDIVVASTGGAIVGLVTGLAVYQVMYRLDEHTTEIVLTLVLAYGSFLLAEHTLSGVIGDYYFSGVIATVTAGLLIGNRGAEYAMSAQTKISVFNTWDTAAFLVNTLIFLLIGAKTPINQVLTHGRLILIAIPLVVLARAAVVYPITTLVNQFVPKGVPLEYQHIMVWGGLHASIPIALVLGLPENFPFREELRAMVFGVAAFSLVVQGLTMGRVMNALDIVTRSEAEELYELLVGRARAVDAALESAADLHDAGDLSPSVYEDFRVEYQNEKDDLKEAISLLLDANPELRREELLVGERRVLKQEKSALMDAMRTGAVSDDVGHRLMEEVDLKLDRVESGESTVTDRPEEGYEEFWRSRAREFGLESRLEATEADDD from the coding sequence ATGGTTGCTGAGACTGGAATCGCGGCCGAACTCATCGACCTGCTCTCGGTGTTCGTCATCGCGGCAGGGGTCGGCGTGTTCGTCGCCAAGATAGGCCGCTTTCCCTACACGATTGCGCTCTTGCTCGCGGGACTCGCGGTGTCGATTCTCGACATCAGCATCGACATCGCGCTCTCTCACGACCTGATTCTGCTGGTGTTCCTCCCGCCGTTGCTGTTTGAGGGCGCGGCGACGACCGACCTCGAACGCTTCCGGAGGAACCTGTGGCACGTCCTCGTGCTGGCAGTCGTCGGACTGATACTCGCCATTCTGTTGCTCGGGGTAGTCGGCCACTTCGCCTTCGGGTTCCCGCTGTTGGTCTCGCTGCTGTTCGCGGCGATGATTCTGCCGACCGACCCGGTGTCGGTGCTGGCGCTGTTCGAGGAGTTGGGCGCGCCCGAGCGACTCTCGGTCCTCGTCGAGGGCGAGAGCCTCGTCAACGACGGCGTCGGCGTCGTCATCTTCTCGACGCTGTTCGCGCTCGTCGTTCAGTCCACCGAGGCCGGCACCGAACTCGCGCAACTCATAACGACGGACACCATCGTCGCCGCCTCGACGGACATCGTCGTCGCCAGTACGGGCGGGGCCATCGTTGGACTGGTCACGGGACTGGCGGTGTATCAGGTGATGTACCGCCTCGACGAACACACGACCGAAATCGTGCTGACGCTGGTGCTGGCCTACGGGAGCTTCCTGCTTGCCGAACACACCCTGAGCGGCGTCATCGGCGACTACTACTTCAGCGGCGTCATCGCCACGGTGACGGCGGGCCTGCTCATCGGGAACCGGGGCGCGGAGTACGCGATGAGCGCCCAGACCAAAATCTCGGTGTTCAACACGTGGGACACCGCGGCGTTCCTCGTCAACACGCTCATCTTCCTGCTCATCGGCGCGAAGACCCCCATCAATCAGGTGCTGACCCACGGTCGACTCATCCTCATCGCCATCCCGCTGGTCGTCCTCGCGCGCGCCGCGGTGGTCTACCCCATCACGACGCTGGTCAACCAGTTCGTGCCGAAGGGCGTCCCGCTCGAATACCAGCACATCATGGTCTGGGGCGGGCTTCACGCCTCGATTCCCATCGCGCTGGTGTTGGGTCTCCCCGAGAACTTCCCGTTCCGGGAGGAGCTTCGCGCGATGGTGTTCGGGGTCGCGGCCTTCAGCCTCGTCGTGCAGGGACTCACGATGGGCCGCGTGATGAACGCGCTCGACATCGTGACCCGTTCGGAGGCCGAGGAGTTGTACGAACTGCTCGTCGGGCGCGCGCGCGCCGTGGACGCCGCGCTCGAATCGGCCGCGGACCTCCACGACGCGGGCGACCTCTCGCCGAGCGTCTACGAGGACTTCCGCGTGGAGTATCAGAACGAGAAGGACGACCTCAAGGAGGCCATCTCGCTCCTGCTCGACGCCAATCCGGAACTCCGGCGCGAGGAACTGCTGGTCGGCGAGCGCCGCGTCCTGAAACAGGAGAAGAGCGCCCTGATGGACGCGATGCGCACCGGCGCGGTCAGCGACGACGTCGGCCACCGCCTGATGGAGGAAGTGGACCTGAAACTCGACCGGGTGGAGTCGGGCGAGAGCACCGTGACCGACCGGCCGGAGGAAGGCTACGAGGAGTTCTGGCGCTCGCGGGCCCGTGAATTCGGTCTCGAAAGTCGTCTGGAAGCGACGGAAGCCGACGACGACTGA